A DNA window from Chryseobacterium sp. MEBOG06 contains the following coding sequences:
- a CDS encoding TonB-dependent receptor domain-containing protein produces MNRKIIYLLGLFSSSFIFAQSVEGTVMDKDNKPVSETEVLITKNEKKFSAITDEKGLFKILLQENGDYLLEIIKDGVKTNSEKITVNGNAKKDIQIKEAPAAEQKIEGVTVTAKKKLFERKVDRLVFNVENSVASQGIDAIEALAKTPMVKTSDDAISIAGKSNVAVMINDRLLNLNGQELINYLKTLRSDDILKIEVITTPPAKYDAEGKSGLINIILKKNANLGWNGSLQTSGNYFWGRPTVSSRSGATFNYQGDKLSLSTNLSIGDNYWYYTNKNYLTGTTSNNYWNRDTQILNNYKYKSGNIKAEYKINDKNLAGINYNYSHSNPLEKGESTSKRFNDEGLLDIMSDYRNRNSRDVHNATAFYETKLDSAGSKLNLTANMMINNSNARNFSNTTTTGTTSTMANPISKYRIYSGQADMEKTFAKIKTEGGLKYTKIKNDSEFNFFDIKNGDYELNQGKTNTFFYNEENYAAYISTNFKISEKWDAKAGLRYEYTTLEGISMNDNNSAKIKYGKFFPTAYISYKPNENNAFSLNYSRRISRPYFGNLNPFKYFTSDYEYSTGNPYLLPSFSDNFEFGYVLKNNLNITLYYNYNKDNWDRIQMVDGNYRYTVAKNFYNEDQAGINISYNYNKLKWLESTIFVNGYYAKSKSYDPLILPAPAGYSANINIDNNFFLNKEKTVTLMLGLWGSLPNRNGNTYYYTNASLYTGVKLAFMDKKLLVNLYLNDILNTNREKGIEYYPTYNIDYQYKGITRNVNLSLTYKFGNNNVKGATKQVKFEESNRAGGGS; encoded by the coding sequence ATGAATCGAAAGATTATCTACCTTTTAGGCCTTTTTTCTTCATCATTCATTTTTGCACAAAGTGTAGAAGGAACAGTTATGGATAAAGATAATAAGCCAGTATCTGAAACTGAGGTCCTGATTACGAAAAATGAGAAAAAATTTTCTGCCATCACCGATGAAAAAGGATTATTTAAAATTCTTTTACAGGAAAACGGAGATTATTTGCTTGAGATTATAAAAGACGGGGTAAAAACCAACAGTGAAAAAATTACAGTAAACGGTAATGCCAAAAAAGATATTCAGATAAAAGAAGCTCCAGCTGCGGAGCAGAAAATAGAGGGAGTAACCGTTACTGCAAAGAAAAAATTATTCGAGAGAAAAGTAGACCGCCTGGTCTTCAATGTCGAGAATTCTGTAGCCTCTCAGGGAATTGATGCTATAGAAGCTCTTGCCAAAACGCCGATGGTAAAAACCAGTGATGATGCGATAAGTATTGCCGGGAAAAGTAACGTAGCTGTAATGATTAATGACAGACTACTGAACCTTAACGGGCAGGAACTTATCAACTATCTGAAGACCCTCCGTTCTGACGATATTCTTAAAATTGAGGTGATCACCACTCCTCCTGCAAAATATGACGCGGAAGGAAAAAGCGGGCTCATCAATATTATTCTTAAGAAAAATGCCAATTTGGGTTGGAACGGATCTCTTCAGACCTCCGGAAATTATTTTTGGGGAAGACCTACTGTTTCTTCAAGAAGTGGAGCAACATTTAACTATCAGGGAGATAAATTATCTCTAAGTACCAATTTGTCTATAGGGGATAATTACTGGTACTATACCAATAAGAATTATCTGACAGGTACCACCAGCAATAATTACTGGAACAGAGATACTCAGATTCTTAATAATTATAAATATAAAAGTGGAAATATAAAGGCCGAATACAAGATCAATGATAAAAATCTTGCTGGAATTAATTATAATTACTCCCACAGTAATCCTTTGGAAAAAGGAGAGAGTACATCAAAAAGATTCAATGATGAAGGACTGTTGGATATTATGTCTGATTACAGGAACAGAAACAGCAGGGATGTTCATAATGCAACGGCTTTTTATGAAACAAAACTAGACAGCGCGGGTAGTAAACTGAACCTTACTGCCAATATGATGATTAATAACTCCAATGCCAGGAATTTCTCCAATACCACTACTACGGGAACAACTTCTACAATGGCTAATCCTATCAGTAAATACAGAATCTACTCGGGGCAGGCTGATATGGAAAAAACTTTTGCTAAGATTAAAACTGAAGGCGGGCTAAAGTATACTAAGATTAAAAATGATTCTGAATTTAATTTTTTTGATATAAAAAACGGAGATTACGAACTTAATCAAGGGAAAACAAATACCTTCTTTTATAATGAAGAAAATTATGCAGCCTATATTTCTACTAATTTTAAAATCAGTGAAAAGTGGGATGCAAAAGCCGGGCTTCGCTATGAATATACTACGCTGGAAGGAATTTCAATGAATGACAACAATTCAGCAAAGATTAAATATGGAAAATTCTTCCCTACCGCCTATATAAGCTATAAACCTAATGAGAATAATGCCTTCTCGCTCAACTATTCGCGCAGAATTTCACGTCCTTATTTCGGAAATCTGAATCCATTCAAATATTTTACCTCCGATTATGAATACAGTACAGGAAATCCTTATCTCCTTCCTTCATTTTCTGACAATTTTGAATTTGGTTATGTCTTAAAAAATAATCTCAATATCACTTTATATTATAATTACAATAAAGACAACTGGGACAGGATTCAAATGGTAGACGGAAATTACAGATATACGGTTGCTAAGAATTTTTATAATGAAGATCAGGCCGGAATCAATATCAGCTACAATTACAACAAACTGAAATGGCTGGAGTCCACTATTTTTGTCAATGGATATTATGCCAAGTCAAAATCTTATGATCCTCTGATTCTTCCAGCTCCGGCAGGGTACAGTGCCAATATTAATATCGACAACAATTTCTTCCTTAATAAAGAAAAAACGGTAACCCTGATGCTTGGATTATGGGGCAGTCTTCCAAACAGAAACGGAAATACCTATTATTATACCAATGCTTCACTGTATACAGGAGTGAAACTCGCTTTCATGGATAAAAAACTTCTCGTAAATCTCTATTTAAATGATATTTTAAATACCAACCGCGAAAAAGGGATTGAATACTACCCTACTTACAATATCGATTATCAGTATAAAGGAATTACCCGAAATGTAAATCTTTCTCTTACTTATAAATTTGGGAATAATAATGTGAAAGGAGCTACCAAGCAAGTGAAATTTGAAGAATCCAACAGAGCAGGTGGCGGCAGCTAG
- a CDS encoding NAD(P)H-dependent oxidoreductase — MRHLIIYAHPNENSLNHSLLNTVVENLQSQNHEVVIRDLYKIGFDPVLSLADMHGQRMGKVSEDVQREQEHISWAEQITFIYPIWWTGLPAIMKGFIDRVFSYGFAYRYDQGIQKGLLKGKKTVIINTHGKSHEEYERMGMDKALTLTSDHGIFIYSGLEIIQHLFFDKADKASSENLEIWKDRIRNIYAEVSLNS; from the coding sequence ATGAGACATTTAATTATCTACGCCCATCCCAATGAAAACAGTTTAAATCATAGTCTTTTAAATACTGTTGTTGAGAACCTTCAATCCCAAAATCATGAAGTGGTGATCAGGGATTTGTATAAGATCGGTTTCGATCCCGTTCTCTCTTTAGCTGATATGCATGGACAGCGTATGGGAAAAGTATCTGAAGATGTACAACGGGAACAGGAACATATTTCCTGGGCAGAACAGATTACTTTTATCTATCCTATCTGGTGGACGGGGCTGCCTGCTATTATGAAAGGATTTATAGACCGCGTTTTCAGTTACGGCTTCGCTTACCGCTATGATCAGGGTATACAGAAAGGGCTTCTGAAAGGAAAAAAAACAGTTATTATCAATACCCATGGAAAATCTCATGAAGAGTATGAACGAATGGGAATGGACAAAGCTTTAACTTTAACTTCTGACCACGGGATTTTTATATATTCCGGATTGGAAATCATTCAACACTTATTTTTTGATAAAGCTGATAAAGCATCTTCTGAAAATTTAGAGATATGGAAAGACCGGATCAGAAATATATACGCAGAAGTGAGTCTTAATTCTTAA
- a CDS encoding helix-hairpin-helix domain-containing protein, with the protein MKKTIKVVSVLDTAKYYEYVDESPIRGGVKDVYFSPDRDYVVAFYRNPLDEGQKERIMRIVSTYLQNIQNGSASEYFLNEIFRWPYDIVEKGKLTGIVVPVYHKKFFFSKGYIGSDNIQGQDKVGKWFTAPMFRNPQYPLRLDQSELGDWLSYFQIAINISRGVKKLHQMGLAHSDLSYNNILVDPVTKSACIIDIDGLVVPKLFPPEVIGTADFIAPEVLKTQHLSLQDPERHLPNQKTDLHALAVLIYMYLLRRHPLRGGKIWDLDSEKDEIISMGEKALFVEHPEDPSNHVKADHLRKWDAFWGDPQKISYTVTGPYLSELFRKAFIEGLHDPIRRPTANEWEAALLKTVDLIQPCHNTGCTEKWYVFDNTSNPHCPFCGTPHQGTLPVLDLYFKFDDEVWKPENHRLMVYHNQYLFKWHVSRKVIRNENLTMQDKMPVGYFTFHQGKWVLVNQALRGMKDITEQKEIPPGSMVELTDGKKILLSSEEGGRLIYVTMANK; encoded by the coding sequence ATGAAAAAGACCATTAAGGTTGTTTCTGTTCTGGATACAGCCAAATATTATGAATATGTAGATGAAAGCCCTATCCGGGGTGGGGTGAAAGATGTTTATTTTTCTCCCGATAGAGACTATGTGGTGGCTTTTTACCGAAATCCATTAGATGAAGGGCAGAAAGAAAGGATTATGAGAATTGTTTCCACATATCTTCAGAATATACAGAACGGAAGCGCTTCAGAATACTTTTTGAATGAAATATTCAGATGGCCTTATGATATTGTTGAAAAAGGAAAACTGACGGGAATTGTAGTACCTGTGTATCATAAGAAGTTTTTCTTCAGCAAAGGCTACATTGGTTCAGATAATATTCAGGGACAGGATAAAGTGGGTAAATGGTTTACGGCTCCTATGTTCAGAAATCCGCAATATCCCTTAAGGCTGGATCAATCGGAATTGGGGGACTGGCTGAGTTATTTTCAAATTGCCATTAATATCAGCCGTGGAGTGAAGAAACTGCATCAGATGGGACTTGCCCATTCGGATCTTTCCTACAATAATATTCTGGTGGATCCCGTTACCAAATCTGCCTGTATTATTGATATTGATGGATTAGTGGTTCCTAAATTATTCCCTCCGGAAGTGATCGGAACTGCTGACTTTATCGCTCCTGAAGTTTTAAAAACTCAGCATTTAAGTCTTCAGGATCCCGAAAGGCACCTTCCCAACCAGAAAACTGATTTACACGCTCTTGCAGTTCTTATTTATATGTATCTGCTGAGAAGGCATCCTTTAAGAGGAGGGAAAATATGGGACCTGGATTCTGAGAAAGACGAAATCATCTCAATGGGTGAAAAAGCCCTGTTTGTAGAACACCCTGAAGATCCTTCCAATCATGTAAAAGCGGATCATCTCAGGAAATGGGATGCTTTTTGGGGAGATCCTCAGAAGATTTCTTATACCGTAACGGGGCCTTATCTTTCCGAACTGTTCAGGAAAGCTTTTATTGAAGGTCTGCATGATCCTATCAGGCGCCCCACAGCCAATGAGTGGGAAGCAGCTCTCCTGAAAACGGTAGATCTTATACAGCCCTGTCACAATACCGGGTGTACAGAAAAATGGTACGTCTTTGACAATACCAGTAATCCGCACTGCCCTTTCTGCGGGACACCTCATCAGGGTACATTACCTGTTTTAGATCTCTATTTTAAATTTGATGATGAAGTATGGAAACCGGAAAATCACAGACTGATGGTTTACCATAATCAGTACTTATTCAAATGGCATGTTTCCAGAAAAGTCATCCGTAATGAGAATCTTACGATGCAGGATAAAATGCCTGTAGGATATTTCACTTTTCATCAGGGGAAATGGGTATTGGTGAATCAGGCTTTAAGAGGGATGAAGGATATTACAGAACAAAAGGAAATCCCTCCGGGGTCTATGGTAGAGCTAACGGATGGAAAAAAAATATTACTCTCCAGTGAAGAAGGAGGAAGGCTTATTTATGTCACAATGGCAAATAAGTGA
- a CDS encoding GNAT family N-acetyltransferase, which yields MNTSLTYRQATERDLDFLFDLRTKTMVPHYEVSGLSTDRQTTMQRILYQFEKANIILLDNQPIGLLKVDRTFTNIDILQLQIDPAQQGKGLGKKILTDILEEASLVGKTVSLSVLKTNKAQHLYTSLGFRIVDEDQNSYFMETEKQ from the coding sequence ATGAATACTTCACTTACCTACAGACAAGCAACCGAAAGAGACCTTGATTTCCTTTTTGATCTGAGAACGAAAACCATGGTTCCTCATTATGAAGTATCAGGGCTTTCTACCGACAGGCAAACAACGATGCAAAGAATTCTCTATCAGTTTGAAAAAGCCAACATTATTCTTTTAGACAATCAACCCATCGGGCTGCTAAAGGTAGACAGAACATTTACCAATATTGATATCCTGCAGCTTCAGATTGATCCTGCTCAACAGGGCAAAGGACTGGGAAAAAAGATTTTGACTGATATCCTGGAGGAAGCTTCATTAGTAGGAAAAACAGTATCCTTAAGTGTTTTGAAAACCAATAAAGCCCAACATCTTTATACAAGTCTAGGTTTCAGAATCGTGGATGAAGATCAGAATTCTTATTTTATGGAAACTGAAAAGCAATAG
- a CDS encoding NAD-dependent epimerase/dehydratase family protein, with protein MTKNNWSLVSGANGHLGNNLVRFLLKKGLPVRAAVRNTGNIKPFEGLDCELVQADITDKASFVKALQGVETFYAVGASFKLWAKDPKKEIYDVNINGTRNTIEAAAEAGVKKIVYVSSIAALDYTQLPTKESNGYNPDRRDMYYNSKNDGEKIAFELAAKLGIVLVSVMPSAMIGSEAFLPLNVSYGVLKLILNKKIPVDTRITLNWVDVKDVAEGCYLAAEKGRPGERYILANEKCMTITDTTILANTLYPELKLEIPRSVPKGILFTIAAIMEFTARMSGKAPVLTRKDISMFSGLQQDFDISKSRNELGFNPKSPEQAVKEALQYLMERPEILKES; from the coding sequence ATGACAAAGAATAATTGGAGTCTCGTTTCTGGGGCTAACGGGCATCTGGGAAATAATTTAGTGAGATTTTTATTAAAAAAGGGACTTCCGGTACGTGCTGCAGTGAGAAATACCGGCAACATAAAACCTTTTGAAGGACTGGATTGTGAGCTGGTGCAGGCAGACATTACAGATAAAGCTTCTTTTGTAAAAGCTCTGCAGGGGGTAGAAACATTTTATGCTGTAGGTGCTTCATTTAAACTATGGGCCAAAGATCCTAAAAAAGAGATCTATGATGTGAATATCAACGGTACGCGTAATACCATTGAAGCTGCCGCAGAAGCTGGAGTAAAGAAAATTGTTTACGTAAGTTCTATTGCAGCACTGGATTATACTCAGCTCCCGACTAAAGAAAGCAATGGATATAATCCGGACCGGAGGGATATGTATTATAATTCTAAGAATGATGGGGAAAAAATTGCCTTTGAACTGGCTGCAAAACTTGGAATTGTACTGGTTTCTGTGATGCCCTCTGCAATGATTGGAAGTGAAGCATTTTTACCTTTAAATGTTTCTTACGGTGTATTAAAGCTTATTTTAAATAAGAAAATTCCGGTTGATACAAGGATTACCCTGAACTGGGTAGATGTGAAAGATGTTGCCGAAGGATGTTACCTTGCCGCTGAAAAAGGACGTCCGGGAGAACGTTATATTCTTGCCAATGAAAAGTGTATGACGATTACAGATACCACCATTCTTGCCAATACCCTTTATCCGGAACTGAAACTGGAGATTCCCCGTTCTGTTCCCAAAGGAATTTTGTTTACAATTGCTGCTATCATGGAGTTTACAGCAAGAATGAGTGGAAAAGCACCGGTGCTTACCAGAAAAGATATTTCCATGTTTTCCGGATTACAGCAGGATTTTGATATATCCAAATCAAGAAATGAATTGGGATTCAATCCTAAAAGTCCTGAGCAGGCTGTAAAAGAGGCACTGCAATACCTGATGGAAAGGCCTGAAATTTTAAAAGAGAGTTAG
- a CDS encoding Crp/Fnr family transcriptional regulator yields the protein MHDKLLQYLCSDHDFSQRELEAVKLYFEPIIFAKNEIIEESGRVPGYLYYIVSGYLRLFYTDENGNEITTHINCPPGFFTSYSDFINSMVSENNVASITDCELLRISKENLDHLVNESQTMKDFCISVFQQSITYNENRSRELSGLNAEQRYLKLMKDFPEIIQNVPIQYIASFLGMKPESLSRIRRKIIN from the coding sequence ATGCACGACAAGCTTTTACAATACCTCTGTTCAGACCATGATTTTTCACAAAGAGAACTTGAGGCTGTAAAGCTGTATTTCGAACCCATTATATTTGCGAAAAATGAGATAATAGAAGAATCCGGAAGAGTTCCTGGTTATCTTTATTATATTGTTTCCGGATATCTCAGACTCTTTTATACGGACGAGAATGGGAATGAGATAACCACCCATATCAACTGCCCGCCGGGATTTTTTACATCATATTCTGATTTTATCAACAGTATGGTCTCAGAAAATAATGTGGCAAGTATTACAGATTGTGAACTTTTGAGGATTTCCAAAGAAAATTTGGATCATCTGGTGAATGAAAGTCAGACGATGAAGGACTTCTGTATTTCTGTTTTCCAGCAGTCTATTACCTATAATGAAAACCGTTCCAGAGAACTATCGGGTTTGAATGCAGAACAGCGCTACCTGAAGCTTATGAAAGATTTTCCTGAGATTATTCAGAATGTTCCCATTCAGTATATCGCTTCCTTTCTGGGAATGAAACCCGAGAGTCTGAGCAGAATCAGAAGAAAAATAATTAACTAA
- a CDS encoding helix-turn-helix domain-containing protein → MEPQPQYNDFRISVPAEFENVFTHFYFAENTSDIPVTKTLLPTYQTILLFCFGENASMSAHEKTTIYVDKSIVFGPVRQAFEYTLPARSSILVANFKDDSFFRFFGKVSVENLIKHPDELLNDNCFTDLWYRLSEINSTVEQVSYILEFCRPYLQYQDATSHLLSSFENDLLSPVKVIAEQTHQTERNVQRKQKEQFGYSLKELARYKRFLKAIKIIEEETKQQNKLKWFTVIDQCGYYDQSQLIHDFKHFINLSPSQYLKFQQEICNPKSE, encoded by the coding sequence ATGGAGCCACAACCGCAATACAATGATTTCAGAATTTCAGTTCCTGCGGAATTTGAAAATGTATTCACTCATTTTTATTTTGCTGAAAATACTTCTGACATTCCGGTTACCAAAACACTGCTTCCCACATATCAAACAATTCTGTTATTCTGTTTTGGAGAGAATGCCTCTATGTCTGCCCATGAAAAAACGACAATCTATGTTGATAAATCTATTGTTTTCGGGCCTGTAAGGCAAGCTTTTGAATATACCCTTCCGGCTAGAAGCTCTATTCTTGTGGCCAATTTCAAAGATGATTCCTTCTTCAGATTTTTTGGAAAAGTATCTGTCGAAAATCTGATAAAGCATCCCGATGAACTGTTGAATGATAACTGCTTTACTGATCTGTGGTATCGGCTTTCTGAAATAAATTCTACGGTTGAGCAGGTAAGTTATATTTTAGAATTTTGCAGACCTTATCTACAGTATCAGGACGCTACCAGTCATCTTTTAAGCAGCTTTGAAAATGATCTTTTAAGTCCTGTTAAGGTCATTGCAGAGCAAACCCATCAGACGGAACGAAATGTTCAACGAAAACAAAAAGAACAGTTTGGCTATTCTTTGAAAGAGCTTGCCCGGTATAAACGTTTTTTAAAAGCCATAAAAATCATTGAAGAAGAAACAAAACAGCAAAATAAGTTAAAATGGTTTACTGTTATCGATCAGTGCGGCTACTATGATCAAAGCCAGCTCATCCACGATTTTAAACATTTCATCAACCTTTCCCCTTCACAATATCTGAAATTTCAGCAGGAAATCTGCAATCCAAAGTCTGAATAA
- a CDS encoding GNAT family N-acetyltransferase, whose protein sequence is MSSSTSNNPEIIIRKGNENDLKEMQLLFTHTIDVICRKDYDDMQRKAWSSGTENEERWLSVLKDQYVLVAILNDQLVGFCTLDQGNYIDLLFVHHNHQHEGIASRLYTHIEQKALEQNELYLTADVSKTARPFFKKKGFQIIKEQIVYVKGISLTNYKMTKKLTSSLSE, encoded by the coding sequence ATGAGCAGCAGTACATCTAATAATCCGGAAATCATCATCAGAAAAGGAAATGAAAACGACCTGAAAGAGATGCAGCTATTGTTTACTCATACAATAGATGTTATCTGCAGGAAAGATTATGATGATATGCAGCGCAAAGCCTGGAGCTCAGGTACAGAAAATGAAGAAAGATGGCTGAGTGTCCTCAAAGATCAATATGTTTTAGTTGCCATTCTGAATGATCAGCTGGTTGGTTTCTGTACACTTGATCAGGGAAATTATATTGATTTACTATTTGTTCATCATAATCATCAACATGAGGGAATTGCATCCAGGCTGTATACTCATATCGAACAAAAAGCTTTGGAACAAAATGAGCTCTACCTTACAGCGGATGTCAGCAAAACGGCCCGTCCATTTTTTAAAAAAAAAGGATTTCAAATAATCAAAGAGCAGATTGTCTATGTAAAAGGGATCAGCCTCACCAACTATAAAATGACTAAAAAACTAACCTCATCATTATCTGAGTAA
- the tyrS gene encoding tyrosine--tRNA ligase, translating into MLHTLKENTAIILPENGLEEKLAQADKENRKLSIKLGFDPTAPDLHLGHAVVLKKLRQFQDLGHQIIIVVGSFTARIGDPTGKNKARKPLSAEEVKHNAQTYIDQLSKVIDIEKTKIVFNSDWLDRLDFSEVIQLLSKVTVAQLMHRNDFNKRFTENTPIAVHELVYPILQGFDSVKIECDIEMGGTDQLFNCTMGRQLQEVHHLPAQIVMCMPLLKGIDGKEKMSKSLNNIIGLTDKPNEMFGKTMSIPDSLIDEFIDLATDFSAERKKSLKARMEKGENPMNIKKLIAKNIISQYHHHEDAENAEQFFNNQFQNKNFDSKTFEPVPIHSLKLQQNRTTVLELCHHLRNDLSKSAVRRLIESGSVQIDTIKIVEPEQMIEVVEGIKIKMGKRKFFKLV; encoded by the coding sequence ATGCTTCATACATTGAAAGAAAATACGGCTATCATCCTTCCTGAAAATGGATTGGAAGAAAAGCTAGCTCAAGCCGACAAAGAGAACAGAAAGTTATCTATCAAATTAGGATTTGATCCTACTGCTCCGGACCTTCACCTAGGCCATGCTGTAGTCCTTAAAAAGCTCAGACAGTTCCAGGATCTGGGGCATCAGATTATTATTGTGGTAGGCAGCTTTACCGCAAGAATTGGAGATCCCACAGGAAAAAACAAAGCGAGGAAACCATTGAGTGCTGAAGAGGTAAAGCATAATGCACAGACTTACATCGATCAGCTTTCTAAAGTGATTGATATTGAAAAAACAAAGATCGTATTCAATTCTGACTGGCTGGACAGACTTGATTTTTCAGAAGTAATTCAATTGCTTTCTAAAGTGACAGTAGCCCAACTGATGCATCGTAATGACTTCAATAAAAGGTTTACAGAGAATACTCCTATTGCTGTGCATGAGCTTGTATATCCTATTCTTCAGGGTTTTGATTCTGTAAAAATCGAATGTGATATTGAGATGGGCGGTACAGACCAGCTTTTCAACTGTACGATGGGAAGGCAGCTTCAGGAGGTCCATCATCTTCCTGCTCAGATTGTGATGTGTATGCCCTTATTGAAAGGTATAGACGGAAAGGAAAAGATGAGCAAATCATTAAACAACATCATCGGACTTACTGATAAGCCTAATGAAATGTTCGGAAAAACGATGTCGATTCCGGACAGTCTTATTGATGAATTTATTGATCTTGCCACAGATTTTTCGGCTGAAAGGAAAAAGAGTCTGAAAGCCAGAATGGAAAAGGGTGAAAATCCCATGAATATTAAAAAGCTTATTGCCAAAAACATCATCAGCCAATATCACCATCATGAAGATGCTGAAAATGCTGAGCAGTTCTTTAATAACCAGTTTCAGAATAAAAATTTTGATAGTAAAACTTTTGAACCTGTACCTATTCATTCATTGAAACTCCAACAAAACAGAACTACGGTTCTGGAGCTTTGTCATCACCTTAGAAATGACCTCAGCAAATCGGCTGTGAGAAGACTTATTGAAAGCGGAAGTGTTCAGATTGATACCATTAAAATAGTAGAGCCTGAGCAAATGATTGAAGTTGTGGAGGGAATCAAAATAAAGATGGGGAAACGAAAGTTTTTTAAGCTGGTATAA
- a CDS encoding TetR/AcrR family transcriptional regulator: protein MTTKEKILSKALELFNEKGYNNVTTRNIAAELKISAGNLHYHFRHSEDIIKILFSELTLKMDELLNQMKATENKTLQDLYQFTFSTSSIFYSYRFIFVNFVDILNKIPEIKAQYEVINFNRKEEFQQIFTNLQKSAVFQTEVPDFIVDCLTEQIFIIADNWLSHNKLILKLDQKKAIQHYTLLQMNLFYPLLNKEQQKLYEQQYI from the coding sequence ATGACCACAAAGGAAAAGATTTTGTCTAAAGCGCTGGAGCTATTTAATGAAAAGGGGTATAATAATGTCACCACAAGGAATATTGCTGCTGAACTGAAAATAAGTGCAGGGAATCTGCATTATCATTTCAGACATTCTGAGGACATTATCAAAATTCTTTTTTCAGAACTTACCCTGAAAATGGATGAACTCCTGAATCAAATGAAAGCGACGGAGAATAAAACTCTTCAAGACCTTTATCAGTTTACTTTTTCTACATCCAGTATATTTTATTCTTATCGTTTTATATTTGTCAATTTTGTTGATATATTAAACAAAATTCCCGAAATAAAGGCACAATATGAAGTGATTAATTTTAACAGAAAGGAAGAATTTCAACAGATATTTACCAACCTTCAAAAGAGTGCTGTTTTTCAGACTGAAGTACCAGATTTTATTGTAGACTGCCTCACTGAACAGATTTTCATCATTGCCGATAACTGGCTCAGCCACAATAAGCTCATTTTAAAACTGGATCAAAAAAAAGCAATACAGCATTATACTCTTCTTCAGATGAATCTCTTCTACCCTCTTCTCAACAAAGAACAACAAAAACTTTATGAGCAGCAGTACATCTAA